A window of Phycisphaeraceae bacterium genomic DNA:
ACCGCCATCGGATGCTCACCACCCCCGAGCGCCAGCACCGTATCCCGAAACCTTCGCCCCAACTCGGACACCGAATCATCATCCCCCAGACCCGCCTCCTCAAACGCCGCAAACGCATCCGCACTGAGCACCTCAGCCCACTTGTAACTGTAATACCCCGCCGAATAGCCGCCCGCAAAAATGTGACTAAACGAACACAAAAACCGATCATCATCCGTCGCCGGCATAGGCGAAACCGCCCGACTGATCTCACGATAAACCTCCAACGCACTCCGATCACCCACCCCCTCGTGATGCAACGCCAGATCCGTTAAAGCAAACTCCACCTGCCGAAGCGTCATCCACCCCGCCATATACACCCGCGCCGCCACCAGCTTCTCAAACAACTCATCCGGCAACCGCTCGCCCGTCTCCACATGCTCCGTCATCCCCATCAGCGTCGGCTTGTGATAACACCAGTTCTCCATGAACTGACTCGCCAACTCGACCGCATCCCACTCCACACCACTGATCCCCGAAACATCCGCAACGTCCACCGTGGTCAACATCCCCTGCAAACCATGGCCAAACTCATGAAACAACGTCTCAACCTCCCGGAAACTCATCAGCGAAGGCGTCCCGTCCACAGGCGGAGTCCCGTTACAAACGATATGCACCACCGGCAACTGCAACCCGCCCTCCCGCATCATCCTCGGCAGACAACCGCCCATCCACGCACCCCCACGCTTGTCAACAGGCCGCGCATAAGGATCAACATAAAAACCCGCCACTTCCACACCAGCCTCGTCCAGCACTCGGTAATACCGCACGTCCTCATGCCACACCGGCGCAACCCCCTCCGTCTCCTCAAACGTCACCCCAAACAACCGCTCACAAACCGAAAACAACCCCAACAGCACCTTCGGCAACGGGAAATAAGGCCGCAACTCCTCATCCGTAAAACCAAACCGCTCCTCACTCAACCGCTCACGCCAGAACGGCACATCCCAGTGCGCAAACTCACCCTCGTGCCCTCGCGCCACCGCAAAGCCTCGCAGTTCCTCAAGCTCCTTCGACGCCATAGGCTTCGACGCCTCCACCAGCCCCCCAAGCATCTCCCGCACCCCATCCACACTCGGAGCCATCTTCGCGTCCAGGCTGTACTCAGCGTGTGACTTAAATCCCAACAGACCCGCGTTCTCCGCCCTCAACGCCAGAATCCGATCGATCAACGGCGAGTTATCCAGCTTACCGCTCGACGCCTTCGTGCTCGACGCCCGATACACCAACTCACGCTGCGCCCGATTCCGACTGTGCTCCATGAACGGACCCAGAATCGGATAGTCCAGCGTCACCCGCCAAGGACCCGCCTCCGCCGTCGCCTCCGACCCCTCGTTCTTCTCCCGATACGAAGCCGCCGTCAACTGCCGCAGTCCTTTAGGCCATCCCTCCACATCCCCCGCGTCCGTCACGATCAACTCGTAAGCCTTCGTCGCGTCCAAAACATGATTCGAAAAATCTGTCGCCAGCTTCGATAGCTCCTGCGCAATCTCATCAAACCGCGCCTTCGCCTCACCCTCCAGACCCACGCCCGACCGCTCCGCCG
This region includes:
- a CDS encoding M3 family metallopeptidase, yielding MTMMVVENPLLATEGLPAFDRIEVGHVEPGVRGALAEVVAGFESIEKSATASWAGVMEPLERLEIRFAYFWSTVAHLMSVKNSEALREAYEAVQPEVVAFGLRMGQSRPIFEALVGLRDGAEWGGLSRAQQRAVELRIRAAERSGVGLEGEAKARFDEIAQELSKLATDFSNHVLDATKAYELIVTDAGDVEGWPKGLRQLTAASYREKNEGSEATAEAGPWRVTLDYPILGPFMEHSRNRAQRELVYRASSTKASSGKLDNSPLIDRILALRAENAGLLGFKSHAEYSLDAKMAPSVDGVREMLGGLVEASKPMASKELEELRGFAVARGHEGEFAHWDVPFWRERLSEERFGFTDEELRPYFPLPKVLLGLFSVCERLFGVTFEETEGVAPVWHEDVRYYRVLDEAGVEVAGFYVDPYARPVDKRGGAWMGGCLPRMMREGGLQLPVVHIVCNGTPPVDGTPSLMSFREVETLFHEFGHGLQGMLTTVDVADVSGISGVEWDAVELASQFMENWCYHKPTLMGMTEHVETGERLPDELFEKLVAARVYMAGWMTLRQVEFALTDLALHHEGVGDRSALEVYREISRAVSPMPATDDDRFLCSFSHIFAGGYSAGYYSYKWAEVLSADAFAAFEEAGLGDDDSVSELGRRFRDTVLALGGGEHPMAVFKSFRGREPEIEALLRHTGLLVG